Part of the Virgibacillus necropolis genome, CACTTACTTCAACCTGATTGTCCTGGAAATGTGTAAATCCTATTAACTTCATTGTTAAGCCAAGCTGTTTGCCAAACTGTAAATCTTTTAATGCTAGATCTGCAATTCCGTTAACCTCGACATCTCCTAAATCTACGGAAGTTGAAAATGCAAGTCGCGCAAGGATAGCCATTTTTCTGGCAGCGTCCAAACCACCTACATCTGCCGTTGGATCAGCCTCAGCAAAGCCTAGCTCTTGAGCTTCTTTTAATGCATCTTCATAAGAAACTCCCTCATCATCCATTTTAGTTAGAATATAGTTCGTTGTACCATTTACAATTCCCATTACTTTATCAATTCGATCTGACACAAGTCCATCTTCTATTCCACGTACAATCGGAATTCCACCAGCAACACTAGCTTCGTAAAATAGGTCACACCCATACTGATTTGCAGCATTTTGAAGTTCTGGGCCGTGTAGTGCCATTAAATCCTTGTTTGCTGTTACAACATGTTTTCTCGCTTCTAACGCTTTTAGAATATATTCACGCGTTTCATCAATACCACCCATTACCTCGATAATAACATCAATTTCCGGATGATTTAAAACATCCTCTGGGTTTGTAGTGAGATATGTAGAATCTACTTGGACATCACGTGTTTTCTCTAAATTACGAACTAATATACTTTTTATATTCACGCCACACCCAAGCTGGTGAACAAGCTCTTCCTGGTGTCTTTCAATGATTTGAAAGACACCAGAACCAACTGTTCCTAAACCTAAAAGGCCGACAGATATATTTTTTTTCATGTTCTCAACCCCATTCTTTTGAAATACCAAGTATTATTTTATACCTGATTCTAACGTTTGACTCAAATTAAACGAATCATGCAATACATTAACCGCATCCATTAAGTCTTTCTCGTAAACTAATACCCTATTACTGGTATGACTTTCAGCTGATTGCAATACTTCGATACCTTTTTCAGTAAGTACTTGCACTATTCCAGATGCTACTGTAACCCCCATCAAGCCACCTCCAACCACTGATATTCTTGCACAGTTTTCGATTACTTGTGGTTGACAATCCAAGTTTGTTATACAGTCTACTGCTGTTTGCGTATATACTTTTGGAATCGTGAGAAGTAAATCGGTTGAAGATATGGTAGAAAAGTCAACCGAAATTCCAGCATCTTCAATCTCTTTAAAAATATCTGAATGATGACGATGCATTTTCTCTCGATTTTTAATTTTGATCTGGGTTAATTCAAGCATATGAGCAATACCAGTAATCGGCTGGTCAGGTATTTCCCTTATTCCTGCACTAGTCACCAATGTTCCATTTTCTATTGAATAAGTTGAGCGTACATGTAATGGGATATTTGCCCCCATAGCAATTTCAACTGCTCTTGGATGAATCACTTTTGCTCCTTGATTTGCGAAATTACAAATTTCCGTATACGATACAACTTTTAATTGCCTTGCAGATTTAACTATTCTCGGATCCGCCGTCATGATTCCGTTAACGTCTGTGAAAATTTCAACCTTTTCAGCGTTTAGTGCAGCTCCAAGGACTGCCGCAGTCGTATCACTTCCACCTCTACCAATCGTTGTGACTTCACCAGCAGAAGTTTGCCCCTGGAAGCCCGCAACTACTACCACATCATGGTTTTCCAATTCGTTTACTATGCGAGTAGTATTTACACTTTTAATTTTTGCTTCTGTAAAATCAGATGTAGTCGTAATGCCTGCTTGTGCACCAGTAAGCGCAATTGACTTAATATGATTATTTTGTAGCTCATTAGACAACACTACACTAGCAATTATTTCACCGCATGACATCAATAAGTCCTTTTCCCGTTTTGAATGAAATTGGTTAGCTTGGTTAGCTAGACTTAGTAAGGTATCTGTAGCATATGGATCAGGCTTACGCCCCAAAGCTGAAACAACAACAACTAACTTATATTGACCTTCTATTGCATGTTTAATATGGGAAATCACATTAGTAATGCTTGCCGGTGTTTGTAAGGAGGTTCCCCCAAATTTCTGAACTAAAATTGTCATTTTCACACCTCAATTCACAACCATTTATTTTTTTGCTGAACATTGATTAATTTGTACGGTACCGCAGCACTTCAACCTATATCTATCGCCTTAACGCTGCTACATTGTAGTATCGTTCACTACCTGTAGTGTCACCTCCCAGGAACTTGTGTATAAAAAAAGACCCTTCACTCCCCATAAATCTGCACAAATTCAGAATTATAGGGGAGAAAAGAGGTCTTCTTTTCACGGTACCACCCATGTTCATAGCATTCTCGCGAATACCACCTTAGAGGCTGACGAACAGCCTGCTTTGATAACAGGTACATGTTAATGCACCTGACCAAGTCTACTAAAAGAGTTTTTTCAAAAAGGCAACAAATGATAAACGATGAATTTCTTCGTTGCGCAGTTTTTCCGGTCCTCACGTATTAAAAGCATACGTTCCGGTCCTCAAAATCTTCGCGCCTTGAACTTCTTGTTTCTAATTTGCCACTTTTTGAACACACACTAAAAAGTTTGTTCGACTTAGCACTCAGGGATGATATCAGAACAATGTGTACTTCTAGGTTTCCAGCACC contains:
- the dapG gene encoding aspartate kinase, producing the protein MTILVQKFGGTSLQTPASITNVISHIKHAIEGQYKLVVVVSALGRKPDPYATDTLLSLANQANQFHSKREKDLLMSCGEIIASVVLSNELQNNHIKSIALTGAQAGITTTSDFTEAKIKSVNTTRIVNELENHDVVVVAGFQGQTSAGEVTTIGRGGSDTTAAVLGAALNAEKVEIFTDVNGIMTADPRIVKSARQLKVVSYTEICNFANQGAKVIHPRAVEIAMGANIPLHVRSTYSIENGTLVTSAGIREIPDQPITGIAHMLELTQIKIKNREKMHRHHSDIFKEIEDAGISVDFSTISSTDLLLTIPKVYTQTAVDCITNLDCQPQVIENCARISVVGGGLMGVTVASGIVQVLTEKGIEVLQSAESHTSNRVLVYEKDLMDAVNVLHDSFNLSQTLESGIK
- a CDS encoding homoserine dehydrogenase; the protein is MKKNISVGLLGLGTVGSGVFQIIERHQEELVHQLGCGVNIKSILVRNLEKTRDVQVDSTYLTTNPEDVLNHPEIDVIIEVMGGIDETREYILKALEARKHVVTANKDLMALHGPELQNAANQYGCDLFYEASVAGGIPIVRGIEDGLVSDRIDKVMGIVNGTTNYILTKMDDEGVSYEDALKEAQELGFAEADPTADVGGLDAARKMAILARLAFSTSVDLGDVEVNGIADLALKDLQFGKQLGLTMKLIGFTHFQDNQVEVSVQPTFLSRNHPLAAVKNENNAVYVNGEAVGETMFYGPGAGGLPTATAVMSDVVVAIKNMLLDISGRSYLPPRFEKVLKTPDQRFSNYYFRLHVQDKTDTFTAISTIFNDLTISFERIIQIPEDEIVVVTHETTLEKVRNVLADLQKADVVKEVKSHFRIEGAVGE